One segment of Spodoptera frugiperda isolate SF20-4 chromosome 5, AGI-APGP_CSIRO_Sfru_2.0, whole genome shotgun sequence DNA contains the following:
- the LOC126910677 gene encoding piwi-like protein Ago3, translating into MSDQMRGRGRGLALLQALKKTQASSSCDDASTSTTDPSTAPSVVSESASTAMSSASLPMGTSIGGRGKIAAMLLAKANANKPGVPQFVPASDVSPTPAKGVGRGLKLLQSLQAAKAAGAAAVPGPSGEGSSRSGVSQITEKMSKTSITRPPDNTTRAKKVFREVKETPPVVKKGVTGMPVDVTANYIYLQFEENSVYEYDVRFDPEQDYMNLRYKLLGEHHKYFPNKTFDGTTLYVPHKLPEEALHLISTNPYDSSKVRITIIFRRTRRLSEMIHIYNVIFRNIMNDLQLVRIGREHFNDRAGIPIPQHRLEIWPGYVTAVSEYEGGLMLTLDSTHKVIRTQTVLSYIKETVQSEGTGWKKALAERLVGCSVMTTYNKKMYRVDSIDDEKTPRSTFEKLENGVPVKISYVDYYKKQYGIEIKDWDQPLLISRDSKLLPGTEGKTDFMICLIPELCQLTGLTDDQRSNFKLMKDVACHTKITPNQRHAAFKKYIETVMKNETAKRRLSGWGLSIAPETINITARTLQPETLFFGNNVRVPGRPNAEWNGEVTKNHVMQAVDIYKWALLYTDRDKRVVADFVDTLKRSCRPMGINVSDPEMFRLPNDRTDAYVSALKKLIVPDLQIVVVICPTARDDRYGVIKKICCADNPVPSQVINARTLMNANKIRAITQKILLQMNCKLGGTLWNINIPFKSAMVIGIDSYHDVSRKKQSVCAFVASYNQSMTHWYSKVVFQGRGQEIADHLRDCFVQAIRVYLSVNGNLPDRIIIYRDGVGDGELQVIKDFEIPQMQISLSSFEGRTVPAITYIVVQKRINTRIFLKTPDGLENPNPGTIVDHDITRRDWYDFLIVSQKVNQGTVTPTHYVVVHDDSDMTPDQCQRLTYKLCHLYYNWPGTVRVPAPCQYAHKLASLIGSSVHQEPAESLANKLYFL; encoded by the exons ATGTCGGATCAAATGAGGGGCCGCGGCCGTGGCCTGGCCTTGCTACAGGCTCTGAAGAAGACTCAGGCAAGCTCATCATGCGATGATGCTTCCACTAGTACTACAGATCCTAGTACAGCTCCAAGTGTAGTTAGCGAGTCTGCTTCTACT gCCATGTCATCTGCCTCATTGCCTATGGGCACCTCAATTGGTGGTAGAGGCAAGATTGCAGCTATGCTACTTGCCAAGGCTAATGCAAACAAACCAGGAG TCCCACAATTTGTTCCGGCAAGTGACGTTAGTCCAACACCAGCAAAGGGCGTAGGCAGAGGACTCAAGCTGTTACAGTCTCT ACAAGCTGCGAAGGCTGCAGGCGCTGCCGCTGTTCCCGGCCCTTCTGGTGAAGGCAGCTCAAGGTCTGGAGTATCACAGATCACAGAAAAAATGTCTAAAACATCCATTACCAGACCACCTGATAACACTACTCGGGCTAAAAAAGTTTTC CGCGAAGTAAAAGAAACACCGCCAGTTGTGAAGAAGGGTGTGACTGGCATGCCAGTAGATGTGACAGCAAATTACATCTACTTGCAATTCGAAGAAAACAGCGTATATGAGTATGATGTCAGGTTCGACCCAGAGCAGGACTATATGAATTTACGCTATAAACTTCTCGGTG AACACCATAAGTACTTCCCAAACAAGACGTTTGATGGTACCACCCTGTATGTGCCACATAAGCTGCCTGAAGAAGCTCTCCACTTGATCTCCACTAATCCTTATGACAGCAGCAAAGTTAGGATTACA ATAATATTCCGCAGAACACGTCGCCTGAGTGAAATGATACATATCTACAACGTAATATTTAGGAATATTATGAACGACCTGCAGCTAGTCAGGATCGGTCGAGAACACTTCAATGACCGAGCTGGTATTCCGATACCTCAGCATAGATTGGAAATTTGGCCTGG TTACGTGACAGCAGTGAGCGAATACGAAGGAGGTTTGATGTTGACTTTGGACTCCACACACAAAGTAATCCGGACTCAAACAGTACTATCATACATTAAGGAGACTGTCCAATCAGAGGGAACGGGATGGAAGAAGGCTCTCGCTGAGAGGCTGGTCGGCTGTTCAGTTATGACTACGTACAATAAGAAAATGTATAG GGTAGACAGTATTGACGACGAGAAGACGCCAAGATCAACGTTTGAGAAGCTTGAAAATGGTGTACCGGTGAAGATAAGTTACGTCGATTATTACAAGAAACAATACGGTATTGAAATCAAGGACTGGGATCAACCATTGTTAATATCCAG ggATTCAAAACTTTTGCCTGGCACAGAAGGTAAAACAGACTTCATGATATGTTTGATCCCCGAATTGTGCCAGTTAACTGGCCTTACGGATGATCAACGAAGCAATTTTAAATTGATGAAGGATGTGGCTTGCCATACCAAGATAACACCGAACCAACGTCACGCAGCGTTTAAAaag TACATAGAAACAGTGATGAAAAACGAAACTGCGAAGCGTAGACTATCCGGTTGGGGTCTGAGCATAGCTCCGGAGACTATCAACATAACTGCAAGGACGCTGCAACCGGAGACTTTATTCTTCGGTAACAATGTCCGAGTGCCAGGCAGACCCAATGCGGAGTGGAACGGGGAGGTCACTAAGAACCATGTGATGCAAGCGGTCGATATTTATAAATGGGCTCTCTTGTACACGGATAGGGACAAGAGAGTTGTTGCT GACTTTGTGGACACATTGAAGCGATCCTGTCGCCCAATGGGTATAAATGTCAGTGACCCCGAAATGTTTCGCCTACCGAACGACCGCACGGATGCCTACGTCAGCGCGTTGAAGAAACTCATTGTTCCTGACTTGCAGATTGTGGTAGTTATCTGCCCAACCGCTAGGGATGATAGATATGGAGTTATCAAGAAGATATGCTGTGCTGATAACCCTGTGCCGTCGCAG GTGATAAACGCCCGTACACTGATGAACGCGAATAAAATTCGTGCGATAACTCAGAAGATTCTTCTTCAAATGAACTGTAAGCTGGGCGGTACTCTTTGGAACATCAATATACCATTCAAGTCAGCCATGGTCATTGGTATCGATTCCTATCACGATGTTTCGCGGAAGAAGCAGAGCGTTTGTG CTTTTGTCGCATCATACAATCAATCAATGACGCATTGGTACTCAAAGGTGGTGTTCCAAGGGCGCGGCCAGGAGATAGCTGACCATCTCAGAGACTGCTTCGTACAGGCCATCAGGGTGTATCTCAGTGTAAATGGTAATTTACCTGATAGGATTATTATATACAG AGACGGTGTAGGCGACGGTGAGCTACAGGTGATCAAAGACTTCGAAATTCCACAAATGCAGATCTCTCTGTCTTCGTTCGAAGGCAGGACTGTACCAGCGATCACTTATATAGTCGTACAGAAACGTATCAACACGAGGATATTTTTGAAGACACCAGATGGACTGGAAAATCCTAACCCAGGAACTATTGTGGACCATGATATTACTAGACGTGATtg GTACGACTTCTTAATAGTATCGCAGAAGGTAAACCAAGGTACAGTGACCCCAACACATTACGTAGTTGTCCACGACGATAGTGACATGACGCCGGATCAGTGCCAAAGACTGACGTACAAATTATGCCACCTTTACTACAACTGGCCTGGTACAGTCCGAGTGCCAGCCCCGTGCCAGTACGCCCATAAACTGGCATCTTTAATTGGCAGTAGCGTACATCAAGAGCCTGCTGAGTCGTTAGCCAACAAATTGTACttcttgtaa
- the LOC126910678 gene encoding NFU1 iron-sulfur cluster scaffold homolog, mitochondrial-like produces MLRSLIRINRVGSQCTRFCAATSLSLNGIKHFSGISQGIQRNVNKKVPLLNNCVCRTMFIQTQDTPNPNSLKFLPGVKVLESGQTMDFPNIGDAQCSPLAKMIFRIDGVKSVFFGPEFITVTKKDDDVDWRILKPDIFATIMDFFASGLPVIIDAKPSGDTQINEDDDEIVQMIKELLDTRIRPTVQEDGGDVLFVDFKDGIVRLKMQGSCSSCPSSIVTLKNGVQNMMQFYIPEVVAVEQIDDEGDKLSEKVFKEFEQLKNKEKADP; encoded by the exons ATGTTGAGAAGTTTAATTCGTATTAATAGAGTTGGTAGTCAATGCACAAGATTTTGCGCAGCGACTTCGCtaag TCTAAATGGCATCAAGCACTTTAGCGGAATATCCCAAGGGATCCaaagaaatgtcaacaaaaagGTTCCTTTACTCAACAACTGCGTCTGCCGGACCATGTTCATTCAGACACAGGATACTCCCAATCCAAATAGTTTGAAATTCTTACCTGGTGTCAAAGTGCTGGAATCTGGACAAACTATGGATTTTCCTAACATCGGAGATGCTCAATGTAGTCCTTTAG cAAAAATGATATTCCGCATTGATGGAGTGAAGTCAGTGTTTTTCGGTCCTGAATTCATTACTGTAACGAAAAaagatgatgatgttgattGGAGGATTCTGAAGCCAGACATTTTTGCAACCATTATGGACTTCTTTGCCAGCGGTTTACCTGTAATTATTGATGCTAAACCTTCAGGAGATACAC AAATAAATGAAGATGACGATGAGATAGTTCAAATGATAAAGGAGCTTCTAGACACTCGTATCAGGCCTACAGTACAGGAGGATGGTGGTGATGTTCTATTTGTGGACTTTAAAGATGGTATAGTAAGGCTCAAAATGCAAGGGTCCTGTTCTTCATGTCCCAGTTCGATCGTCACTCTGAAGAATGGA GTACAAAACATGATGCAATTCTACATCCCAGAAGTGGTAGCTGTTGAACAAATTGACGATGAAGGCGACAAGCTTAGTGAAAAAGTGTTCAAAGAATTTGAACAACTAAAAAACAAAGAGAAGGCGGACCCTTGA